A genome region from Myroides fluvii includes the following:
- a CDS encoding translation initiation factor, whose translation MAKKISSLEDLGGFVFSTNKDFEFTQEEEMETLTPGKQQLEAHLDKKNRGGKIATIIKGFEGNEDDLKTLAKDLKTLCGVGGSAKDGEIIIQGNFRDKIMEYLQKKGYKVKRVGS comes from the coding sequence ATGGCAAAAAAAATCAGCAGTTTAGAAGACTTAGGAGGTTTTGTTTTTTCGACGAATAAAGATTTTGAATTTACTCAAGAAGAAGAAATGGAGACACTTACTCCGGGTAAACAACAACTGGAAGCTCATTTAGACAAGAAAAACAGAGGTGGTAAAATTGCTACGATTATCAAAGGTTTTGAGGGAAATGAAGATGATTTAAAAACATTAGCTAAAGACTTAAAGACGCTTTGTGGAGTTGGGGGAAGTGCTAAAGATGGAGAAATTATCATTCAAGGTAATTTTCGCGATAAAATCATGGAGTATTTACAAAAAAAAGGCTACAAGGTTAAGCGTGTAGGCAGCTAA